The sequence below is a genomic window from Venturia canescens isolate UGA chromosome 9, ASM1945775v1, whole genome shotgun sequence.
ATCAAAGCTCGTTGTCTGTCTCGACCTGTGCGAGCGTCTAGTTCGACCAGGTCGAGTTTTTGAGCCGCAGTTATATCTCCGTTTATGTTACGATCGTAGAGCGATATCGCGCAGGAAGTTCCAGGAAGAAGGAGCGACTTTATCAAAATTTATGTTCGAATAGTTAGCGGACTATTAGCTCGGAGAAGGAGGGAGCGAAGGGGCAGTTACGAAAAATGGGGACACTAATTTGCGTTATCATTTTCGAGTGCGGAAGCAAGGAAGCATTCAACAGTATTAATTGTTTCGAACGAATAAAGGCTgatgaaataaacaaaattgaaaaatttcggtcGACTCTCGATCGCAGAATATTGCCATGAAAATTGATCGACATTACTCACTTGGGTGGTTCAAGAGGTTCGGGAGAATTGCGACCCTTGCCGACCGGATGTTCTTTAGCCTGGGAAGCCGGAACAACGATCATCTCCATTTCCACTTTGCCCTAAAAATAACGAGGATACATCATCATATATATACAGCTGCGTACGTAAACACGGATCTTGGGGGTAGGAAATAGGTTCGGGCGAGACACGTGTGTGCTGCAGGAAGGCTTTCTCGCTGCGTCCAATATCCCCGCGGCTCGTGAATTTTTTACATCCCTAACGTGCCCACACTTCGAAAGCCCCGGTAGAGAACGAAGCCCGCAGATCCCACGGGGTTGGGACTCTCCAGCGAACAATCTTACTTACGACCCACGTCTCTTTGAGAGGACCAAggtcgtcgaaaaaaaatcttatcgcCGCTCGTAACACGtgggaataaaatttttccgaCTTGGAAGTTGTCAGTAAGGAAACGCCTGCGGGTGACGATGTAAAAAGAAATTGCcactattttttcatcgtcctTACTATCCCGATCATAATCCAACAATAGTTAACTACCCTTCGCGTCCAATGAAAAACCTGTAACATTCGACATTCCGTAATAGATGAATCCTGACACAGGCGATCGGGGATTCAATTATTTAGGAAGGAACGATCGAATCCCTAAGCAGAAGCGTCGTGGATGAATTTTCTCTGGAATTAATTGATGGatcaataaaaagataaaatggGAGTAATTTGCTCGCGGATCTCGCACGAGCTGAAACGACTTGTTCGAGGCTCGCGCATCCGCGCCCTTCCGATTCCCTCCTTTTTTACACGAGCCATCGATGCGATACGGTTGGAATCGGATTAcgtaagtgtttttctttcctgCCCTTACCAACGATCCCGCAAGGGCATGTAGGGACTATTAGTGTATTTTATTGCTGCGCGATTGACCCTCGGTTGGGCTACCTGAATCTACGGACACTCCACACGATGCGTATCTATGTGTACACATAATACGTTTACTCTTGTTAACGAAAAGGTTGAGTTCCGCGTAGAAGATTCCAAGTGGCTCAGATACTGGAATGAGAGTTCGTTTATTGGGGGGCGCGCGCGCTAACGATCGATCTTTGGTGCCTGATGGAGGCGTCGTGAAAAAAGGCCGATCCGGCTAGGATAGTGAAGAAGAGACTGGGAGGGGGAgagaaagtggaaaaaacgaGGACGGGAGCAGGGTCGAGCTTGTCTCTATAGTTCGTACCTACGAACAAACGGCGGTACAAATAAAGTCTGACAATCTATGAATCAACCGGTCAGACATTCGTCCATCCGAGCAGATCCCTATCAGCTTTTAGCTGCAAAACTCGGTCACGTTTACACTCCGTTATTGACATTAACATTTATCTCGATGATCTCGAAGTGGTGTAGATGGCTCGAGTCTGCAATGTGCTCGAATAATTATAAGTTGCGGTTACTTCGCTGATGATGCTCGTTACAAAGTAACGACAAAAAACAACGCTCCGAGCCTCCTGCCTGCGCTCAAGTGTCCTGGCATAACTGTACTTTCGCAGCTCTAGCCAACATTGCGGGTATTTGAGGAACGTCCGATCGTTGATCGCGCGCGGTGCTGGTCATCAAGCGTGTTGAAAGCGCCAGAGGCTCTGATCGATAAGAGCACGATAGAAGGACCGTCGAGCTTATCGTGTTGATAAACTATAGAAGGAACCGGGAGAGTTCGTAGAGGTTATAATCACTCTGGCTCGAGGGATCACGAGGGGGCTAGGTACGTTACAAACTTGACGTGGATCGCAACCTCGATCGACTGCCAATAACTGAATTTTCTTGACGGCGTACGAGCACGGGTCAATCTCAGTGCTCTCGGGGCCATCATCAATCCTGGTGAGAATTGATGCGCCATTATCTGGTttgttattcaaatttttcctcCTTATGCAACAATAAATCTTTTCGTTATTTGAAAAGCTTGAGCGCGAAAAATAGGCTGCTTTTTGTCGAGACCTGGGCGAATTTCCCATGCCAATTCTCCAGAATCCGAAGGAAGGGCTCCCACATTTTCAACCCCCATTTGAAGCCTCTTATCGTTCAATATCCCCTTGTGCTTGAGCAGAGCTTCCGCGCCTCATTGCATCCGTCGTTGGCCATAAAGATCGTAGACTCGGATCAAGTTTGCTTACAGCCAGCTCAGCTACTTAATCCGCTCCCGCGATTATCGACTAATCTCGTTCGATTCGGTGCACCAAATAATGTATATATACAGTTACGTTCCTGCGGCCTTTGCCCGAGCCCCGACGCGAGCAGCAGACTCCATTTCTCAACGAATTTCCGTCGTCTGTATAACGAGGTGAGAGCCGACCGAACTCTGAAACACTGCCAAGGCAAAGCATGTGAGAAAGATCTGGATGCGGAGCGCTGTCCCTCCTCGTTCTCCTTCGCAGTTCATATACGAGACCAACCTAATCAAAGCTAGCGTGATATTACATTAGGTACCGAGGAAAAGCTTCCCTCCCTTCCCTCTTCGTAGGATGCGCCCAGTCGAGCTTGTTCCTAACGAAGTTAATCGTATCAGCCTGTAAAGGTCGGCGGCTAATGTTCTTAGCTCTATCTAATGTAACGGGGAGGGTTCTCGCGCCAGCTACGAAAGGATTAGTTGATAAACGGGTTCAACCTGCTGCGATGACTGGATAATCTCAGAACTACAATACGAATGGCCGGGCTCGACGGATCGACGCTACTTTTATCAACCGGATTGCCAATCGTTCATACGACATAAGAAATTTATTATCGTTCATGAGCAAGGAGGAAAAGCAGAGTATAAACGGGAGCTCTGCAGCCGTAAACGTGATCAGCAAACCCATAATTGGAACTTTCGATCATAAAACGTGTCTTGACGAAACGCCTCAATAATACAACTCGCTTAAACTCGATACAATTACCATCGACTTCTGCTATAACTCTCGCACAGTGCTCACAGACCTATGCATGTATGCGTCAAAGCCTCCCTCATACCTCGGGGCTCATGTTTGTTCGTTATGCATCTTACTCGTGCAGTGTATATGATAGCGATCACGTGCAACAGTGGGAACAGTTACCAATTGCTATGTATCACGGGTCTCGATTCGCTTTCCCCCTTTGCCACCCCCACATCGCAAGGGGTTGGAGAAACACGTGCCAATTCGGGTCTCGTATTGTCGCGTTATGATTGCTTACTGTTTGTCTCGAACAATCTTGACGAGCCCCCCACCCCCGACCTCGGCCCCCACCGCAATTGTAATGCAAAACGATTCCTGGATGCATCCGTCCCAACTACGCTATCAGCGTCAATAGAAGTTCTAATTGTATCCGTTGGAGCAATCGGTTTGATTTATTGTCCCTTTATAATCGAAACTGTGGATACGCGAGGCATGGTGTTTGGGCGCTGCATTTGAATTGCATACTGTGCGCCTTGGCACGGTGAATGAATCATTAATTAAAGGAATCTTTGACTTTTGGGAATTGGGAATTTCGATGATTCTTCGAAGCTTAAATGTGCCGAGGGACTTTCCGAGGTGGAATCGTTATTTGACGAAGCCGGTCGTCCAGTTACAAAGGTTTTTGTAACGCACTAATAATAGGTCAGTTTTATCAACAAGCATCTTTCTCACCGCTTGAACTTCTTTACCCGTACTCGTGACGCAAGCAAACGGCCACCACGCCTTGGTGCGCATAACTTTAAATAGATTGACCGTCGGTGACTTCGGGTGGATGACCTTAAGCGTGCAATTTTTCGAGTTCGCACTTCCCTTTGGCATTCTCGAGAGGTCCATAGTTAATGAGCCTGCGAATGACAGCATCAAAGAGTCACCTCGATGACATTCGAATGGATGGACTGTAAACTTTAATTATGAGACGGGGTACGCTCGTTCGGGGTAGAGCACGCTGGAATTGCAAATGAAAATTACACTTTACGCCTCGACAAGGTTGCAGCCCGAGCATATATATCCCCCTTCGAGCATCAATCCCGATCCGGCGAACGCGAGCCATTCGTCTCAACTTCGAATTACAGACTGCGACGTACGCGTAATTACAGACGGAGACGCTTTATACTGATTAGACTTTCTATTACGCGTCGAATTCAGGGTTATAGTTTCTTTAGGGTTAGTCATTGAAGAAAATAAGGGGAAAGCGTCTCCGGATGTTCTGTTATTTATAGTGTCGGAGAAACAAGCTGATTACCGTGACTTTTCATTAAAACGCGTGGCGTTAAATTGCTTCTCGAATGATTCGTCTCGTAGGTTTATTAGAATCTAATAGTTTGCGACTCTCGCGTGGATCCaacaatttttcgagtttaCGAATCCAACGAGCGACACGCACTACGAGGGAAACGAGCTGCTTTGTCAGCGGACGAAATGACACCCCCGAACCCTTCCCCTGTCACATTGGCAGTGAAACTCTGATACGTTGAAGAGGTCGGAATCGGATAAAGCTTGACGAGATAAATGCTGGCTGTTAGGGCACTGGGAAAAAAGTCCAAGTAAGCAGGTGAGAACTCTGCTAATGATAACGCGTTATCTTTTGTCAGTTCTTGTTTCTCCGTCACAAGTTTTCTACAGTATTCGGAATAACGACGAGCTACCCCTTGGAGAAGAGAGATGGAGAAACTTAAGCAAAATGAGGGGAAAATAATTCATCGATTTCGCGAGAGTTCGATGAGACAGGAGGCTCTGTAACTCACCTAGAAAATCGTCCGGAGAAAAATGATCGCTGTCCCAGACTTGAAGGTTCAATTTACAAGGCATTTTCTGCTCGGTGTGGTCCTTGGCAAGAACAGAAAGTTTCTTTCGTACGATCATGAGATTTTCACCCCTTGCGTATGTCACCCGAAATATAAAACGCCAATTGAAGTTTCCCTCGCCGTTCAACGAGTTGTAGTGAACATCTGTTTTCTGGTGGTCCTCGTAAAGGATCCATCTGGCTCgtcgacagtttttttttttcaggaatggaaaaatgagaaatttacTTGAAAggtatcgaaatattttcaaacgggATTTACGTTTCTCGAACTTTCAATACGATCCcgtttttttatacgaaatttCATTACCCTTTGATATAAATATCCGAACATTTCTCCCCTGTGAGAAATTGATTATCAACGAGAGGTACGTCCTCGACGTTCCAAATGATCACGCGAATTTCATAGTCCTCAGGCACTTGGGGAGTAATATCGATCGGAAGTTTTGGTGGTAATTCATCAATGTTGAACATATCGATCCAAAGCTCCAATTTACCCTGGCACAACAAAGTACCAATTTTCGTGTGTACATTGCGATATTAAAGTTGCGCTCGCTCCTCCGTTTATCGAACTTTAtggatttttcctttttcttttctctcacgAAACAACACCAGGGACGATAAAAAGTATACGATTCACTGTTTCATCACAGCACGAGAGGATTGATTGAATTTGTAATACTTTTACGACAGTGAGTTGTAAAAATTTACTATCGAAATTCCATTTGTTATTTGAGTTTTAATAAGACAAATGAAAATGTGCCGATTGCAATGAATAAACGATTATCGCATTCGTATCGTCGCTTTCTCGACAGAAATTTCCGAAGATCATGGAGAGTTAAAAATTCGGATAACTGAACCTTCTCTATGGGCAAATGGGCTTATTTTTTACTGGTTGAGGtagaaaaatgtagaaaatgtGTTTATTCTCCTTTGTTAATAGCAACCTGTTCGAGACCGGGTCTGCTGGCATTGAAGAGCGGTCGCCGTTCAACGTGCTCGGGGACAAGAGCCGTGCCGCAAATTGGAAACTGCTGCCATTGATGGAGCACGTTCAGTGCCATGCACTCATCTCTCTctgaaaatttcgatcgatCATGCGCGCTCCGACACCCCGACCAATTTTAGTTCCATGTCGAGAAGAAACAAAAGGAGAAAAGGCTTGGAGTGGGAGCGAGTCAAACGGGAATTACGAACCTTCTTCGTCGGAGCAGATACCGATTGATGCCTCAAATGGGAATCTTTGTTTGCCGATTTTGACACAATCTTCGAGGTACTCTGGCAACGGTAAGTTATTTTTGTTGCAAAGATAACCCAGAATCTGCGTGGGTCTTTCACGATCCCGCCAGGCGTTGTAACCCGAAGAGTTGTAAGTTTTTGCGATCCCGCAGTGAGCTCTGTGGGTGCTGTAAaaacggttttcgatgtcgatCTTTGTCTCGCCGATGAGATCGTCCGAGCTCGCGATGTCGTAATCCCAAACTTGGATCGTGAGCATGTGATCCTTCGGGAATTGTGCATCCAATTCGAAAAGCCTTAAAAACGTCAAGGCACTCGGGATCAAGCATGCGGGAATGATAATTCCTGAGATTCCCACGACAAGAGCGTTCCTGTTTTTACTGAGTCGAGAAATTTTACTCACTTTCCAAATACCGGATTCAGTTGATTAGGAATGTAATGTTTCTTGTCGTTGATATCACTTTTGCCAAGTTTAATCCGCAAGTACGGATCGGATTTTCCACTCAGTGGATCGGTCGGCTGCAAATTTGTCGCTTGAAATGATAAACATTTACGTCAGCACGCGTGCCTCATTATAGGGACGCGATTCACTAACCCAAATTCCGATCGGCGTATCAACCCGAATCGTATTAATATTTAATACACGGCTCTAATCAGAATCGCGGTGAGAAACTCGTACATTAGTGCCGCATTCATGCGACCCGTCAATTCATCGTCGTGCTGACGCGGAGTGCAAAGCGCGTAATTTAGTGCGACACGACAAAATCGAATGAATGGATTTTGTCCCATCTGCATGACAATAACGTCCGTAAAATCGGTAACACGAGTTTTGACCCGACGACAAAATATCCGTAAGACAAAATGATCACGCACGCCCTTCGATCAACGTGGGATCAGtactaaatattatttttaaatatcgatTCAGAGACAGGCGTTATTCGTGAGGATAATGAAACGTGGTTTGCGCTGGTGAATCAAAAACACTTGAACAATTATCGTTGACTTGGATCACACGGAACACGCGGATACGCGGGTTACGTGTCTTCTTTAATGGTTTAATCGTAACTTGGCCGTAAACGCAAGAAACGGAAATTGAATTGATTTGGTTGATATGAAAACGAGATCGAGCAGCGCGAGATTATCGTTATACTGGTCGACTCTCAAAGGATTACTCAATATACGAATTCTTATTCGTTCTTACGAAATGTCTCGGTCCGAGGAGAGCGCGAGCCGAAGGGAAATTCGGGCGTACGAAATCGCGCTTGTTTGCCCACGTACATAATCCATTGCCGAAGAACGAAGGCTTCGATAGCGCGAGTAATAATAAAGGAATTCTGATATTATTTTGAATCGGATGAAAACTCGTACACCAAATATTTGCTGACATTATATCCTCTGCCGGTAATTAAATGTTGAGGTGTATTCTTGGTCTATGATTGATgcactaagaaaaaaaagttattggaacaacgaaatgtggcattacggggtgccaataaaatatattatcatcgcaaggttaaacatgattAAACGAACAAAATAGTTTTGGATCAAgctgcagattcattctctcaATAACATCAATAGCTGTtgaatcaaacattttttttctcacagtgTATCGTTACTTTTAAACTAATAAAACAACTTGCTTCATGAGACAGTCAATATTTTCCTCTCTGTTGTGTATGCGTAGTACTACAGTTTAAAGTGCATTGGCGGGGTGCGCGGCAGCGACATTAAATCGTGCTCAGTCTCCACGAATATGCGGTAGAGGCGTAAGAGAAGTGAATTAAATACGAGCatgatttaacgaaattttgatCACCGCGATCGCTGCGATTGATTCAGTCGCTCCCACTCCCAATAGTCACGCCGTTGAAATTCATTCCGTcacaaaaaggaagaaaattattaatatgTCTCTTTTTATTAAAGAAATGAGTGCATAGTGAAGAAATTTGTATTGTGCACCCCCCACCCCACTATCCAACATGCCCGATGAAGACGTTTTGCACGTGGACGAGATTTAGGCTATATTGTCTCTCGGATTTTATCGTCGAGCCAGCAGATGTCGCGCAGCCGTAAAATCGTTACTAGCGATAATTTTCCCGATATTTAAATCAAACAGCAAAATAGGCAGATCACTTTAAACCAGAAAGCTGATGAGGCGAAGCCAATGGAAGAGAATTCATCAGCATCccagaaaaatttccaatcgtCTCATATTTTGAGCCACCGATAATCACTTCAAtccgattttgatgaaaaaacgttttgtcaCTCGAAGTTTAGAAAAGGtgataaaaaatgagtaatTCACTGATTGACTTTCCGAAATGAGTCCGCGGTAATTTTATGCAAATGGTTGGCGTACTCGGGGCAAAGGATTACGGAGGATATCGGTTGAAATGTTTCGTGCACTCAAGGCAAATACCTTTTACAACGTAAAGCCGGACTATTACTTTAAGGGGCTCTTGCGAGGGATAGTCGTCGCAAAGGCCATCAGCAACATTTCTACCGGTCTTCGTTTTGCATCGAAAGTGCTCGGGATGAGGCCACCGGTATATGGCTATGTGACCCTGCGATAATATTccatttttatctttcatttataTTCACAGCAGGTTTCGTTAATAAAAGGATAAAAGATGGTGAGACAGTGATCGGGAAAATTAAATTCTAAAGCCAAAAATTAAAAGTTTGGCCCACGAGTTCAAGTGGTATCCTTTTTCATTTGTAGGGTGAAAATTCACCTCAAAATTCTAGGAAAAAACGAGCATGTTAACTTTTAATTATTGCATTTTATGGAGGCGACTCGTGACTGTCATAATTCAAGCAATGTCAGATAACGCCACTTTATGCCTGAGATATTATCTACGATCGATCGTACAGCTCGAAAATTTAGCTGGCGATATTCCAAACTTTCGTGTATGAAGAGTCATTAAATTATTACTGATACCCTGTGAAAGAGGGGGTCgttaatataaaataaacgGGAGGATAAAAAACTGCGAAATGCGAAAAGTGATTATGATTGATGCACAAACTTTGAATCTgccggaaaaatttttatcgtccgcATCCGGATCGCCAGTGCGTTTTCCTCTCCACAATTCGAAGGTTGTCAGGCGATCGTTAAATCCGTCGAATTCCGGCTGCATCTCTAATTCCATAGGATAAATCTGATTCAATTAACTACGAAGACGCAGCTGAttggaaagtttttctctcaggAATACCTTGAACGTTGCTATTGGCTTTTGACGTGGCAAAAGCGTCTTCGTGACTCCGagctcaagatttttttcctcctgcggcaaaaaatttcatccactTTGCAGATTCGTCGCCGGGTGAAAATTGCATAATTTTATAGGCAAATTCTCGCGTTTATCTCTACGGAGGAATAAAACGGCGACGGAGCGTTGCATCGAACGTGGCTTTTCAACTTTCCTTCCCGATTTTAGATCAGTTTTCCGTTGAAAACTCACGAGAGAATCGGTAAACACATTACCATCCATTACCTTTTTTCTATACTTTTCTTTAACAACAAGACTCTCGTCGTTGATAAAATAAGGATGGAAAATGCCAACTCGAATCTCTGCCAACACGTTTATACAAAACGCCGTCACTGTATTTCCATAAATATAAGTTCACTCCACTGTACTTCGAGTGAAGCGAAGTATCTCGTCCACCAATCGTGACTCTCGTCCTCGCCATGAGCgtattcttcctttttcttttttttccgaaacgaTTTGAAGTTTCTCATGGTTTCTTTGAACTTTCCAAACAGTTTGGTGAGTCTTGATCGTGAATCGACGCTTCCTAATCTCTTGTAGCTTATCAAGCCTTTGCTCTCTTCGCTCTCAGGATCATACTCGTTGGGCAAAGGCACTGGAGACGTtaggttcactgtcattttatttcatttgacAAAAATATACTTTGACAGATAACAACATTTACGAATGACAGTTGAGTCGAGTTTTTGGCAGCCGAATTTAGTACAGTTGCGCTCGTAAATGGTGCTTTCGTATTCCTCATCGGTTATGAGCTTTTGCAAAAACGCGTGTGCTGTAGGAACAACGCAAACTCCGACGTACTTGAAGCACCCGAATCCTCGAGAGTCGTAAACTTTTATAACAACAGATGGGAAGTAAACGTCGAGTTCTGGCATGTCCTACAAGAGTGAACGGTCTCGTTGCAGCTCGAGCATTCGGCTTCGTTACTTTATTATAGAAATCAACCCGAATGTCCTTCTACCAGATCGACGATGATgtgattttcctcaaaattggaaaatttcttGGCGTTTTCCATGACCTCGGACTTGACATGGACTCCGGAGCACTCGAGAACGACTCTCGGTTTGGTGACAGGCACGTAATTTATTTTCCGCATGTCTCGAACTCCCCAAAAAATAACTTCCATGCGATGGCTTCTCATTGCTGGTCTTATGTCGTCGGGCAGGTTGTAGATTTTGCCTTCCGTTGACGTATTAACCGAAGGGAAATCGACCAG
It includes:
- the LOC122416591 gene encoding otoferlin-like encodes the protein MIVVKVGNHKKKTSVRDRTDCPFYNEYFVFTFTCELEELMRTRITISAYLRNRLRRLKFHGGIHFEAGTMLTLPSGMRNRKQRPLELVYPDEMLSGTVPSSGDTEPDVHHEYYHKWAMLMNPKDQSGGPKGYVKCNVTIVTKGEKIKAHPETDDDEDIEGNLLLPIVDPSISTRQRARYVFSVYRVDGLPTVEKSIACTGNVNYVKPYIEISFAGMKKSLWDTEEYILVGIIFDACMIDRSRYKTKPIHFEMSLGNSGNRMYPHSQCVENDDGLFDESISEQRSVFESQTSPRSTGSTDGKYNYIPLESNKPCVFVKSWWPNLEWRVTNTNSLRFIANFLEKELEKLEGFIVVQNRATFTAYNEIITSLKNYCTHYLHILDTGRYDDEGGTTKLDRHRVNLCRENIEAVLKMIKVNGYLQNNHYIKIAMVHAYKYLHRIRELCDDDENEREMQDYSACKLEIFMWLGNAKFANACWSSIPSGYEVDHHSSLDVFPRVFTYTENWKFQLRAHIFQGRFDPGMDSSGLMDPFLRVIFRGYTSTTETIKESLDPFWDQTLIFPPIELHGTRENIKELPPKVVIEAFDLDMCDTKEFFGRCIVTPVVKLTTETYTAPEFPPRLEWHKFQSQKDYSGSVLAAFELIEIGENDLVDFPSVNTSTEGKIYNLPDDIRPAMRSHRMEVIFWGVRDMRKINYVPVTKPRVVLECSGVHVKSEVMENAKKFSNFEENHIIVDLDMPELDVYFPSVVIKVYDSRGFGCFKYVGVCVVPTAHAFLQKLITDEEYESTIYERNLPLPNEYDPESEESKGLISYKRLGSVDSRSRLTKLFGKFKETMRNFKSFRKKKKKEEYAHGEDESHDWWTRYFASLEIYPMELEMQPEFDGFNDRLTTFELWRGKRTGDPDADDKNFSGRFKGHIAIYRWPHPEHFRCKTKTGRNVADGLCDDYPSQEPLKVIVRLYVVKATNLQPTDPLSGKSDPYLRIKLGKSDINDKKHYIPNQLNPVFGKLFELDAQFPKDHMLTIQVWDYDIASSDDLIGETKIDIENRFYSTHRAHCGIAKTYNSSGYNAWRDRERPTQILGYLCNKNNLPLPEYLEDCVKIGKQRFPFEASIGICSDEEGSAHDRSKFSERDECMALNVLHQWQQFPICGTALVPEHVERRPLFNASRPGLEQGKLELWIDMFNIDELPPKLPIDITPQVPEDYEIRVIIWNVEDVPLVDNQFLTGEKCSDIYIKGWILYEDHQKTDVHYNSLNGEGNFNWRFIFRVTYARGENLMIVRKKLSVLAKDHTEQKMPCKLNLQVWDSDHFSPDDFLGSLTMDLSRMPKGSANSKNCTLKVIHPKSPTVNLFKVMRTKAWWPFACVTSTGKEVQAVRKMLVDKTDLLLVRYKNLCVSLLTTSKSEKFYSHVLRAAIRFFFDDLGPLKETWVGKVEMEMIVVPASQAKEHPVGKGRNSPEPLEPPKRPDTSFSWFRNPWKACCFVVCRYYRWRIFCCCFMFLLVMLVGCAIYAFPGYFVKRLLGA